Proteins encoded together in one uncultured Desulfosarcina sp. window:
- the aceB gene encoding malate synthase A: protein MSDTPSNNGLVIHAPVPDTHAEILTPEALAFVESLCRQFEARRRKLLAQREKRQAEIDAGRMPDFLTETRSIREGDWQVAPVPGNLADRRVEITGPVDRKMVINALNSGAKTYMADFEDSHSPTWAATIDGQINLRDAIDRTIEFTSPEGKTYRLNDQTATLIVRPRGWHLVEKHATLDGQPVSGSLFDFGLFFFHNAKNLLARGSGPYFYLPKMESHKEARLWNDVFVAAQKALDIPTGTIKATVLIETILAAFEMDEILYELKEHSAGLNCGRWDYIFSFIKRFKNVPGYLFPDRAQITMTRHCMRSYSLLAIRTCHRRGAHAIGGMAAQIPIKNDPEKNREALDKVRADKTREATDGHDGTWVAHPGLVSIAKEEFDKAMPSPNQIDRLRDDVHISAADLLKLPSGSITEAGMRTNISVGIQYMANWLSGLGCVPLYHLMEDAATAEISRAQLWQWVHHTDAALDDGRAIVPDLFRTMLEEEMEKIESEVGPENFRRIAYRQAAKLFEEIIAADTLAEFLTLKAYDHLEG from the coding sequence ATGAGCGACACCCCGTCCAACAACGGTCTTGTCATTCACGCACCGGTACCTGACACCCATGCAGAAATATTGACCCCGGAAGCCCTGGCCTTTGTGGAATCGCTCTGCCGGCAGTTCGAAGCCCGTAGGCGCAAGCTTCTGGCCCAACGGGAAAAGCGGCAGGCCGAAATCGACGCCGGCCGCATGCCGGACTTTCTAACCGAGACCCGATCGATCCGTGAAGGAGACTGGCAGGTGGCCCCGGTACCCGGGAACCTTGCCGACCGCCGGGTGGAAATTACCGGTCCTGTTGACCGCAAGATGGTGATCAATGCCCTCAACTCCGGGGCTAAAACTTATATGGCCGACTTCGAGGACAGCCACAGCCCCACCTGGGCTGCCACCATCGACGGCCAGATCAACCTGCGCGACGCCATCGACCGAACCATCGAATTCACCAGCCCCGAGGGCAAAACGTATCGCCTCAACGATCAGACCGCCACCCTCATCGTGCGGCCCCGCGGCTGGCACCTGGTGGAGAAACATGCCACCCTCGACGGACAGCCGGTTTCGGGCAGCCTGTTCGACTTCGGCCTGTTCTTCTTTCATAACGCCAAAAATCTGCTGGCCCGCGGCAGCGGCCCCTACTTTTACCTGCCCAAGATGGAAAGCCACAAAGAAGCGCGCCTGTGGAACGACGTCTTCGTTGCCGCACAAAAGGCCCTGGACATCCCCACGGGCACCATCAAGGCCACGGTGTTGATCGAAACCATCCTGGCCGCCTTTGAAATGGACGAAATTCTCTACGAACTCAAGGAGCACAGCGCGGGGCTGAACTGCGGACGGTGGGACTACATCTTCAGCTTCATCAAACGCTTTAAAAACGTTCCCGGCTACCTCTTCCCGGACCGGGCCCAGATCACCATGACCCGCCACTGCATGCGCTCCTACTCGCTGTTGGCCATCCGGACCTGCCATCGACGGGGAGCCCATGCCATCGGCGGCATGGCGGCCCAGATTCCCATCAAAAACGACCCGGAGAAAAACCGCGAAGCCCTGGACAAGGTCCGGGCGGACAAGACCCGCGAGGCCACCGACGGCCACGACGGCACCTGGGTGGCCCACCCCGGCCTGGTTTCCATCGCCAAAGAGGAGTTCGACAAGGCCATGCCATCCCCCAACCAAATCGACCGCTTGCGGGACGACGTCCATATTTCTGCAGCGGATCTGCTCAAGCTGCCCTCGGGTTCCATCACCGAAGCCGGCATGCGCACCAACATCAGCGTGGGGATACAGTATATGGCCAACTGGCTTTCGGGGCTGGGATGCGTCCCCCTGTATCACCTCATGGAAGATGCGGCCACGGCCGAAATCTCGCGGGCCCAGCTCTGGCAGTGGGTTCACCACACCGACGCCGCTTTGGACGACGGCAGGGCCATTGTGCCGGACCTGTTTCGCACCATGCTGGAAGAAGAGATGGAGAAGATCGAGTCCGAGGTGGGGCCCGAGAACTTTCGCCGGATTGCATACCGGCAGGCCGCCAAGCTTTTCGAAGAAATCATCGCCGCCGATACCCTGGCGGAATTTCTGACGCTCAAGGCCTACGACCACCTTGAGGGATAG
- the aceK gene encoding bifunctional isocitrate dehydrogenase kinase/phosphatase → MPTQPLAQHCAATILENFCDHQERFQQITRRAPDLFNSRQWAQIRSDTTERLNLYAASVDRVEHDIRRILGERVAKASLWADARADYAARIADRKDRELARTFFNSITRRILGTIGVNRRIEFVQNDSADPPPLSADPVHRTYALADGIAPVIDRLLKDFNELAWNRTDLDHSLPQIAVRIETRLQDTQAAIPTARIEMLNPVFYRGQGAYLIGRILADGQVLPLVMALLHPPDGVVVDAVLTDADAASVVFSYTRSAFKVDVKRPGRLVAFLRSILPAKPEAEFYSAMGFFKHSKTLIYREVIRHTAQCTEERFSIAPGKPGMVMAVFDMAGFGMVAKVIRDRFDNPKKTTAEKVIQQYDFVFGHYRAGRLIEAHAFEGLDFDRCWFSDDLLDHLSTEAGQTVHIEGQRVIIDHAYLERRVTPLDIYLQEAGTEKAAAAVVDFGNAIKDLAFANIFAGDMLLKNFGVTRHGRVVFYDYDEILPLTDCRFRKIPKARSYMEEMAAEPWYTVDENDVFSEEFSHFLGLSAEHRELFLTSHADLLEPAFWTSVQNEIRSGTLRHIRPYPPRYRLTPLQQPLLS, encoded by the coding sequence ATGCCCACCCAACCCCTGGCACAACACTGCGCCGCAACGATCCTGGAGAATTTTTGCGATCACCAGGAACGTTTCCAGCAGATCACCCGGCGGGCACCCGACCTGTTCAACAGCCGCCAGTGGGCGCAGATCCGGTCGGACACCACCGAGCGGCTGAACCTTTACGCGGCCAGCGTCGACCGGGTCGAACACGACATCCGCCGCATCCTTGGCGAGCGTGTCGCAAAGGCCAGTCTGTGGGCCGATGCCAGGGCCGACTATGCCGCGCGCATCGCCGACCGGAAAGACCGGGAACTGGCCCGGACCTTTTTCAATTCGATCACCCGCCGAATTCTGGGCACCATCGGCGTGAACCGCCGGATCGAATTCGTGCAGAACGATTCCGCCGATCCGCCTCCACTTTCTGCCGACCCTGTTCACCGGACCTATGCCCTTGCCGACGGGATCGCACCAGTCATCGACCGGCTTCTGAAAGACTTCAATGAACTTGCCTGGAACCGGACGGACCTGGACCACAGCCTGCCGCAAATCGCCGTGCGCATCGAAACCCGTCTTCAGGACACGCAGGCTGCCATCCCGACGGCCCGCATCGAAATGCTAAACCCCGTCTTCTACCGGGGACAGGGCGCTTATCTCATCGGCCGAATTCTGGCCGACGGGCAGGTCCTCCCGCTGGTCATGGCACTGTTGCACCCGCCGGACGGCGTGGTCGTCGACGCCGTACTGACGGACGCCGATGCTGCCAGCGTGGTTTTCTCCTATACCCGCTCGGCCTTTAAGGTCGATGTGAAGCGTCCCGGCCGGCTGGTGGCGTTTTTACGATCCATTCTTCCCGCCAAACCCGAAGCCGAATTCTACTCCGCCATGGGATTCTTCAAACACAGCAAAACCCTGATCTACCGGGAGGTCATCCGGCATACGGCCCAATGCACCGAAGAAAGATTTTCCATCGCACCGGGCAAACCGGGCATGGTCATGGCGGTTTTCGACATGGCCGGTTTCGGCATGGTGGCCAAGGTGATCCGCGACCGTTTTGACAACCCCAAAAAAACCACCGCGGAAAAAGTGATCCAGCAATACGATTTCGTCTTCGGCCATTACCGGGCGGGACGGCTCATCGAAGCCCACGCCTTCGAAGGGCTGGACTTCGACCGCTGCTGGTTTTCCGACGACCTGCTGGACCATCTGAGCACCGAGGCGGGGCAGACGGTTCACATCGAAGGCCAGCGGGTCATTATCGATCATGCCTACCTGGAACGCCGGGTCACGCCGCTGGACATCTATCTGCAGGAGGCCGGCACCGAAAAAGCTGCGGCTGCGGTGGTCGATTTCGGCAACGCCATCAAGGACCTGGCCTTTGCCAATATTTTCGCCGGCGACATGCTGCTGAAGAATTTCGGCGTCACCCGGCACGGCCGGGTGGTCTTCTACGACTACGATGAAATCCTGCCGCTGACCGACTGCCGGTTCCGCAAAATCCCCAAGGCCCGGTCGTACATGGAGGAGATGGCCGCCGAGCCCTGGTACACGGTGGATGAAAACGACGTCTTTTCGGAAGAATTCTCCCATTTTTTGGGGTTGTCGGCCGAGCACCGGGAGCTGTTTCTGACCAGCCATGCCGATCTGCTGGAGCCGGCTTTCTGGACATCCGTTCAAAACGAAATCCGGTCGGGCACCCTGCGCCATATCCGGCCGTATCCGCCCCGCTACCGGTTGACCCCCTTGCAGCAGCCCCTTTTGTCCTGA
- a CDS encoding DUF2339 domain-containing protein: MMPNAVGGFDCGFLLAGRQIDGKHRPYKKGSEMIYIVLGLIGAVAGSFYLYGRGDFLLGGAIGLLAAAAINQRNRMLALEKRLKAMEMQRSEQPSDAGIAQPAPEVPATDAPSAPAKPVAPATAPFVEPLPEAKQASSIPDDIPSLEIELADAPAGDIQPPKKPPVAEPPEPPSPGLGDSIRKFLFGGNLMVRVGVVVLLFGFAFLVKYAAARDMVPLEIRLAAAFVAGIGLLILGWRLRGSRFGYAVALQGGGIGVMYLTLFAAARLFHMVPLTLTFGVMVGLVVFSGMLAVLQNAASMAVLGAAGGFMAPVLLSTGTGSHVMLFGYYALLNAGICGIAWFRAWRWLNLLGFVFTFGIGSAWGLEYYRPRHFATTEPFLVLFFLFYLFIAVLFALRQPPRLKGYVDGTLVFGMPLVVFSLQVGMVRNMEFGLALSAVVMGLVYTGLATALWRRRHGEIGALVEAFLALGVIFGSLAIPLALSGSWTAVAWSLEGAGLVWVGVRQRRWTARGFGLLLQIGSGFLFFTGTGSGGGNAAVIDSHLLGGILLGLSGLFSAWILERRKDRLHRIETPLAAVMLTWGLLWWFGTGLNEIDRRLSHRHELSAALAFIGISALAMGLLYRRIHWKMLRWPALGLLPIMAAFAAALTQRYDFRHHFQGWWLIVWPVLFVVHFFLLRCMETDWKEKIAQAWHVAGVLLALVLFSWEVGWLLDRLAAGAPVWPFLAWGAVPAAAAVALMRLRGRTAWPFGHWAAAYHGWLPFLLVAWLLAWTVAAAAQNGDPRPLPYLPLLNPLDIVQAIALLVAFYWVLGTRRSPMVPAAVLPATVLWGAVAAGGFLWLTASVARCVHHFGEIAYQGHALFRSDLFHAAISVLWGLLALGCMVAANRFKQRPIWFAGAGLLAVVVVKLFVVDLSGSGTVSRIVSFLAVGGLMLVVGYFTPLPPLQSKGEES; this comes from the coding sequence ATGATGCCCAATGCAGTCGGCGGCTTCGACTGCGGTTTTTTGTTGGCCGGCCGGCAGATCGATGGGAAACATCGACCTTATAAGAAGGGATCGGAAATGATCTATATCGTTCTGGGATTGATCGGGGCCGTCGCCGGGAGTTTTTATTTATACGGACGGGGCGATTTTCTCCTGGGGGGCGCCATCGGACTGCTGGCGGCTGCGGCCATCAATCAGCGCAACCGGATGCTGGCCTTGGAAAAGCGCCTGAAGGCCATGGAGATGCAGCGGTCGGAGCAACCATCGGATGCCGGTATTGCGCAGCCGGCCCCCGAGGTCCCCGCGACTGACGCACCCAGCGCACCCGCAAAACCGGTGGCACCCGCAACGGCTCCCTTTGTCGAGCCGCTCCCGGAGGCAAAACAAGCATCATCGATCCCCGACGATATCCCCTCCCTGGAAATCGAGCTGGCCGATGCGCCTGCGGGCGACATCCAGCCGCCGAAAAAACCGCCGGTTGCCGAGCCGCCGGAACCGCCGTCGCCCGGCCTTGGCGATTCCATCCGGAAATTTCTTTTCGGCGGCAATCTCATGGTACGGGTCGGTGTGGTGGTGCTGCTTTTTGGTTTTGCCTTCCTGGTGAAATATGCCGCGGCCCGCGACATGGTGCCGCTGGAGATTCGCCTGGCGGCCGCGTTCGTTGCCGGAATCGGCCTGCTGATCCTGGGCTGGCGGCTGCGCGGTTCGCGGTTCGGCTACGCCGTGGCCTTGCAGGGTGGCGGCATCGGCGTGATGTATCTGACCCTGTTTGCCGCTGCCCGGCTGTTTCACATGGTGCCCCTGACGCTCACCTTCGGCGTCATGGTGGGGCTGGTGGTCTTTTCGGGCATGCTGGCGGTGCTGCAAAATGCTGCTTCCATGGCCGTGCTGGGCGCCGCCGGTGGCTTCATGGCCCCGGTGCTGCTTTCCACGGGTACGGGCAGCCACGTCATGCTTTTCGGCTACTATGCCCTGCTCAATGCCGGCATCTGCGGCATTGCGTGGTTCAGGGCCTGGCGCTGGCTCAACCTGCTGGGGTTCGTCTTCACCTTCGGCATCGGCTCCGCCTGGGGGCTGGAGTACTACCGCCCCCGCCATTTTGCCACCACCGAGCCGTTCCTGGTGCTGTTTTTCCTTTTTTACCTGTTCATCGCCGTGCTGTTCGCCCTGCGGCAGCCGCCCCGGCTGAAAGGATATGTGGACGGCACCCTGGTCTTCGGTATGCCGCTGGTGGTATTCAGCCTGCAGGTGGGGATGGTCAGGAATATGGAGTTCGGCCTGGCCCTGAGCGCCGTGGTGATGGGGTTGGTTTACACCGGCCTGGCCACGGCCCTGTGGCGGCGGCGCCATGGGGAAATCGGGGCCTTGGTGGAGGCATTTTTGGCCCTGGGGGTGATTTTCGGCAGCCTGGCCATCCCCCTGGCCCTGTCCGGAAGCTGGACGGCGGTGGCCTGGAGCCTGGAAGGGGCCGGCCTGGTCTGGGTCGGGGTGCGCCAGCGACGCTGGACCGCCCGGGGATTCGGACTTTTGCTTCAAATCGGTTCAGGCTTCCTTTTTTTCACGGGTACCGGCAGCGGCGGCGGGAATGCCGCCGTGATCGACAGCCACCTGCTGGGCGGCATCCTGCTGGGCCTTTCCGGGTTGTTCAGCGCCTGGATTCTGGAGCGCCGAAAGGATCGGCTGCACCGTATCGAAACGCCCCTTGCCGCCGTGATGCTGACCTGGGGCCTGCTCTGGTGGTTCGGCACGGGACTAAACGAGATCGATCGCCGGTTGAGCCACCGCCACGAATTGAGCGCCGCGCTGGCTTTCATCGGCATCAGCGCTTTAGCCATGGGCCTTTTGTACCGCCGCATCCATTGGAAAATGCTGCGCTGGCCCGCTTTGGGGCTCTTGCCGATTATGGCAGCGTTTGCCGCGGCCTTGACCCAACGCTACGATTTCAGGCATCACTTCCAGGGCTGGTGGCTGATTGTATGGCCGGTCTTGTTCGTCGTTCACTTTTTTCTGTTGCGCTGCATGGAAACGGACTGGAAGGAGAAGATCGCACAGGCCTGGCATGTGGCGGGCGTTTTACTGGCCCTGGTTTTGTTCTCTTGGGAAGTGGGCTGGCTGTTGGACCGGCTGGCCGCCGGTGCGCCGGTCTGGCCTTTTCTGGCCTGGGGGGCCGTACCCGCTGCTGCCGCTGTCGCCCTGATGCGGCTGCGTGGGCGGACTGCCTGGCCCTTTGGTCATTGGGCAGCGGCCTACCATGGATGGCTGCCGTTTTTGCTGGTCGCCTGGCTGCTTGCCTGGACTGTGGCCGCCGCGGCCCAAAACGGTGATCCCCGGCCCCTGCCTTACCTGCCACTGCTTAATCCGTTGGACATCGTGCAGGCCATTGCCCTGCTGGTGGCTTTCTACTGGGTGCTGGGCACGAGAAGATCGCCCATGGTGCCTGCGGCCGTGTTACCGGCAACCGTTTTGTGGGGCGCTGTGGCGGCAGGCGGTTTTCTCTGGCTGACCGCTTCCGTGGCCCGCTGTGTTCACCACTTTGGCGAAATTGCCTATCAAGGCCACGCCCTGTTTCGTTCCGACCTGTTCCACGCGGCCATTTCCGTGCTGTGGGGATTGCTGGCGTTAGGGTGCATGGTCGCGGCCAACCGCTTTAAGCAGCGCCCGATATGGTTTGCTGGCGCCGGTCTGCTGGCCGTGGTGGTGGTCAAGTTGTTCGTTGTGGACCTGTCGGGATCGGGAACCGTCTCCCGGATCGTATCCTTTCTGGCGGTAGGCGGCCTGATGCTGGTGGTGGGATATTTTACTCCCTTGCCTCCGCTGCAATCAAAAGGAGAGGAATCATGA
- a CDS encoding DUF3999 domain-containing protein, producing the protein MRRWLWVLLAVVLVPYAVSAKMQMNDFAYGVRVTLPKGTAIAAMDLPGQVYRDAFRKDLGDLRVFNAAGEPVPHMIRYSRTRDAEPPWRSLAFFPVSDPPTSEAGGYRVHVRTGPDGTIVQIDPELTPSPSQSVRTYLIDLSPLRRSLARLQLEWPQQDKNWMATVGIDASDDLAAWTPVQPRATVADIRYGGHRLLRNAIELDRTAKRYLRLRQLDSGPAIRPVRILGRIHQEGSKAIRAVRKVEGRPLPDSPGVFEYRTSGAFPVDRVNLVFDQANSMAEALLESRGDAHGNWKRRTRGLFYRIDLDGTSLVSDPLSVPMTMDRDWRLTVDDPESTIGRSIPRLEITYRPHDLFFIARGSGPFTIAFGSARAMPLKVNVAALFEGIGRRHEQGIERWVTPEKAKIVLGGPRRLSPEPKPVPTRRIVLWSILLLGVLVVAAMAWHLARRMIR; encoded by the coding sequence ATGAGAAGATGGCTGTGGGTGTTGCTGGCGGTGGTCCTGGTGCCGTACGCCGTTTCGGCAAAGATGCAAATGAACGATTTTGCCTACGGTGTCCGGGTCACATTGCCAAAGGGAACGGCCATCGCCGCCATGGACCTGCCCGGGCAGGTGTATCGGGACGCTTTTCGCAAGGATCTTGGCGATCTGCGCGTCTTCAATGCCGCCGGCGAGCCGGTGCCCCACATGATCCGATACTCCCGGACCCGGGATGCCGAGCCTCCCTGGCGTTCGCTGGCCTTTTTTCCCGTTTCCGACCCCCCGACTTCCGAGGCCGGCGGCTATCGGGTGCACGTGCGTACCGGGCCGGACGGGACCATTGTCCAGATCGATCCTGAGCTGACCCCTTCACCGTCACAAAGCGTGCGGACCTACCTCATCGATCTGAGCCCCCTGCGGCGCAGCCTGGCCCGGCTGCAGCTGGAATGGCCGCAACAGGACAAGAACTGGATGGCGACCGTCGGGATCGATGCCAGCGACGATCTGGCCGCATGGACCCCGGTGCAGCCCCGTGCGACCGTTGCCGATATCCGTTACGGCGGCCATCGCCTGCTGCGCAATGCCATTGAATTGGATCGCACCGCCAAACGCTACCTGCGCCTGCGTCAACTCGATTCGGGGCCGGCCATTCGCCCGGTTCGCATCCTGGGACGGATTCATCAGGAGGGCAGTAAGGCCATTCGGGCCGTGCGCAAGGTTGAGGGAAGGCCGCTGCCCGATTCGCCGGGTGTTTTCGAATATCGGACCTCCGGCGCTTTTCCGGTGGACCGGGTGAATCTGGTTTTCGACCAGGCCAACAGCATGGCCGAGGCCCTGCTGGAATCGCGCGGCGATGCCCACGGCAACTGGAAAAGGCGCACCCGGGGCCTGTTCTACCGGATCGACTTGGATGGGACGTCCCTGGTCAGCGATCCGTTGTCCGTTCCCATGACCATGGACCGCGACTGGCGGTTGACCGTCGATGATCCGGAAAGCACCATCGGCAGGAGCATCCCCCGCCTGGAAATCACTTACCGTCCCCACGACCTCTTTTTTATCGCCAGGGGCAGCGGGCCGTTTACCATCGCCTTCGGCAGTGCCCGGGCTATGCCGCTGAAAGTCAATGTGGCCGCCCTGTTTGAGGGCATCGGCCGGCGGCACGAGCAGGGGATCGAACGCTGGGTAACGCCGGAGAAAGCAAAAATTGTTCTGGGCGGCCCCCGGCGCCTTTCGCCCGAACCCAAACCGGTGCCAACCCGCCGCATCGTGTTGTGGTCGATCCTGCTGCTCGGCGTGCTGGTCGTGGCCGCCATGGCCTGGCATCTGGCCCGGCGTATGATCCGTTGA
- a CDS encoding homoserine dehydrogenase, with the protein MKPINIAILGCGTVGTGVARLLLENADILRDRVGCNLNLKYVADIDTETDRGIAFAPGVMIPDAAKAIADPEVDIVVETIGGEGIAKQMMLDAIAAGKHVVTANKALLAKHGNAIISAATEKGVDLAYEASVGGCMPIIKTVRESLVGNRISAMTGILNGTCNYILSKITDEGVVFEKALAEAQAKGYAEADPTLDVEGFDAAHKLAILAALAFGMQINFDDVYIEGISRITPMDIEFAAQFGYRIKLLAITKFDGQAVEARVHPTMIPFDNMLSNVNGTLNAISVSGDAVGDILLYGRGAGMMPTASAVVSDIADIARNLASNGAGRVPVLGFQAEKVRAIPVRPMDDIVTNYYFRFDAMDRPGVLATIAGILGKYAISLKYVHQKGRKTNGSVPVVMLTHHAREKDVRRALSEISALDVVAGEPMVIRIEDQNGQE; encoded by the coding sequence ATGAAACCGATCAACATTGCCATTTTAGGATGCGGCACGGTGGGAACAGGGGTGGCCCGCCTGCTGCTGGAAAACGCGGATATCCTGAGAGACCGCGTCGGCTGTAACCTCAACCTGAAATATGTAGCGGACATCGATACCGAAACCGACCGGGGCATCGCTTTTGCTCCGGGCGTGATGATCCCCGATGCGGCCAAGGCCATCGCCGACCCGGAGGTGGACATCGTGGTCGAAACCATCGGCGGCGAGGGCATCGCCAAACAGATGATGCTCGACGCCATCGCCGCCGGCAAGCACGTGGTCACGGCCAACAAGGCCCTGTTGGCCAAGCACGGCAATGCCATCATCTCGGCGGCCACCGAAAAGGGCGTCGACCTGGCCTACGAGGCCAGCGTGGGCGGCTGCATGCCCATCATCAAGACCGTGCGCGAATCGCTGGTGGGCAACCGTATCAGCGCCATGACCGGAATTCTCAACGGCACCTGCAATTATATTCTCTCCAAGATTACCGATGAAGGCGTGGTGTTCGAAAAGGCCCTGGCCGAGGCCCAGGCCAAGGGCTATGCCGAGGCCGATCCCACCCTGGATGTGGAAGGATTTGACGCGGCCCACAAGCTGGCCATTCTGGCGGCCCTGGCCTTCGGCATGCAGATCAATTTCGACGATGTTTACATCGAGGGGATCTCCCGGATCACGCCCATGGACATCGAGTTTGCCGCCCAGTTCGGCTATCGCATCAAACTGCTGGCCATCACCAAGTTCGACGGCCAGGCGGTGGAGGCCCGCGTGCATCCCACCATGATTCCCTTCGACAACATGCTCTCCAACGTCAACGGAACGCTCAACGCCATCAGCGTGTCCGGCGATGCGGTGGGAGACATCCTTTTATACGGCCGCGGAGCGGGGATGATGCCCACGGCCAGTGCGGTGGTGTCGGACATCGCCGATATCGCCAGAAACCTGGCCTCCAACGGGGCAGGGCGGGTCCCGGTTCTGGGCTTCCAGGCCGAAAAGGTCCGCGCCATCCCCGTGAGGCCCATGGACGACATCGTCACCAATTACTATTTCCGCTTCGACGCCATGGACCGGCCCGGTGTCCTGGCCACCATTGCCGGCATTCTGGGGAAATACGCCATCAGCCTCAAATATGTCCACCAGAAGGGGCGCAAAACCAACGGCTCGGTTCCGGTGGTCATGTTGACCCATCACGCCCGGGAAAAGGACGTCAGGCGGGCGCTTTCTGAAATCAGCGCCTTGGATGTGGTGGCGGGCGAGCCGATGGTGATAAGAATAGAAGATCAAAACGGCCAGGAATAA
- the thrH gene encoding bifunctional phosphoserine phosphatase/homoserine phosphotransferase ThrH — MDIICSDLEGVFVPEIWINVAERTGIDELRLTTRDISDYDVLMKRRLSILDANGLKLKDITDVIATMNPLPGAREFLDGLRARTQVIIVSDTYVEFARPLMEKLGWPTLLCHSLTIDDSGAIAGYTLRQKDGKRKVVQAFKSLNYRVVAMGDSYNDVTMLKEADKGILFRPPQNVIDEFPQFPVTTNYEELQAVLDGELEVQ, encoded by the coding sequence ATGGATATCATCTGCTCCGACCTGGAAGGGGTTTTCGTACCGGAAATCTGGATCAATGTGGCCGAGCGCACCGGCATCGACGAACTGCGTCTCACCACCCGCGACATCTCCGACTACGACGTGCTGATGAAGCGGCGCCTGTCCATCCTGGATGCCAACGGACTCAAACTCAAGGACATTACCGACGTCATCGCCACCATGAATCCGCTGCCCGGCGCCCGGGAATTTCTGGACGGGCTGCGGGCCCGCACCCAGGTGATCATCGTCTCCGACACCTACGTTGAATTCGCCCGGCCGCTGATGGAGAAGTTGGGTTGGCCCACGCTGTTGTGCCACAGCCTGACCATCGACGACAGCGGAGCCATTGCCGGCTATACCCTGCGCCAGAAGGACGGCAAGCGCAAGGTGGTGCAGGCCTTCAAATCCCTGAACTACCGGGTCGTTGCCATGGGCGACTCTTACAACGACGTCACCATGCTCAAGGAAGCCGACAAAGGCATCCTCTTTCGCCCGCCCCAGAATGTGATCGACGAATTCCCCCAGTTTCCGGTGACGACGAATTACGAGGAGTTGCAGGCGGTGTTGGATGGGGAACTGGAAGTTCAGTGA
- a CDS encoding four helix bundle protein has translation MDHKELDVWKKAIDTVVEIYRLADGFPKNEMFGLSQQLRRAAVSIPSNIAEGAARGSDKECIHFLYIAMGSLAEVETQIIIVERLGYIGKDDSVFSNLKAIRKMLAGLIKYLKNK, from the coding sequence ATGGATCATAAAGAGCTGGATGTATGGAAAAAAGCCATCGACACCGTTGTCGAGATTTACAGGCTGGCGGACGGGTTCCCGAAGAACGAAATGTTTGGACTGTCCCAACAGCTTCGACGTGCGGCTGTCAGCATACCGAGCAATATTGCCGAAGGAGCTGCCAGGGGCAGCGATAAGGAATGTATCCACTTCCTTTACATCGCAATGGGTTCGCTGGCTGAGGTTGAAACACAAATCATCATTGTGGAAAGATTGGGATATATCGGTAAAGACGATTCAGTTTTCAGCAACCTCAAAGCGATCCGTAAAATGCTCGCCGGCCTAATCAAATACCTAAAAAACAAATAG
- a CDS encoding thioesterase family protein translates to MKPKPLTHATSYRVIYGDTDTMGVVYHANYLRWFEIGRTELFRHLGLPYQKIEDRGLMLPVSEVKCKYITPARYDDIIIINATLNTEFRAGMQFDYAITNEDGSVTHTVGYTRHAFINKQGKVVRPPAFIRELVQAVNSDQ, encoded by the coding sequence ATGAAACCAAAACCCCTCACCCATGCGACCTCCTACCGTGTCATCTACGGCGACACGGACACCATGGGCGTCGTCTACCACGCCAATTACCTGCGCTGGTTCGAAATCGGCCGCACAGAGCTTTTCCGCCATCTGGGGCTGCCTTACCAGAAGATCGAGGACCGGGGACTGATGCTGCCTGTCTCCGAAGTCAAATGCAAATATATCACCCCGGCGCGCTACGACGATATCATCATCATCAATGCGACCCTCAATACGGAGTTTAGGGCCGGTATGCAGTTCGACTACGCCATCACCAACGAGGACGGCTCCGTCACCCACACCGTCGGCTACACCCGGCATGCCTTTATCAACAAGCAGGGCAAGGTCGTGCGCCCGCCGGCGTTTATTCGGGAGCTTGTACAAGCGGTGAACAGTGACCAGTGA
- a CDS encoding four helix bundle protein: MDHKDLEVWKKSIDTVIEIYRLSDAFPKSEIYGLTSQLRRAAVSIPSNIAEGAARGSDKEFLYFLNIASGSLAEVETQIIIAKRLGCVTTEEQILESVTTIRKMLAGLIKYLKKK; this comes from the coding sequence ATGGATCATAAAGATCTTGAAGTCTGGAAAAAATCCATCGACACGGTCATTGAAATATACCGACTGTCCGATGCATTCCCCAAATCAGAGATCTATGGGTTGACATCCCAACTGCGACGTGCGGCGGTTAGTATTCCGAGCAATATCGCGGAAGGAGCTGCCAGAGGATCTGACAAGGAGTTTCTTTATTTCCTCAATATCGCGTCGGGATCGCTGGCTGAGGTAGAAACCCAAATCATCATCGCGAAACGCTTGGGATGCGTTACTACAGAAGAACAGATCCTGGAGAGTGTTACAACCATACGAAAAATGCTCGCCGGCCTAATCAAGTATCTAAAAAAGAAATAA